One window of the Salminus brasiliensis chromosome 1, fSalBra1.hap2, whole genome shotgun sequence genome contains the following:
- the hsd20b2 gene encoding hydroxysteroid (20-beta) dehydrogenase 2: MAETEGYCGFLCFLGGFTALYYLLKWSWACWRGFKMYLLSEIWHTDLRKFGRWAVVTGATSGIGRAYAMELARRGLDIVLISRSEEKLHRVAKEIESQYGRQTRTIQADFTEGQSIYLGIAQKLEGLEIGILVNNVAMNYARMLAHFLDVPDTEQRITQVINCNILSVTQMSRLILTHMVERGRGLIINLSSEAASEPQPMLAVYSATKIFVTYFSRCLNTEYKSRGITVQCVAPFVVSTNMTNNVAVNPLVKSAASFARDALNTVEYSSFTSGCLTHALQHIALSIFFPAWVRHSQFLVRRMEEYAQSATKYIEERMPQTHSKEE, translated from the exons GTGGTCTTGGGCTTGCTGGAGGGGATTCAAGATGTATCTGTTGTCAGAAATTTGGCACACGGATCTGAGAAAGTTCGGCCGGTGGGCAG TGGTCACTGGAGCAACATCTGGGATTGGCCGGGCCTATGCCATGGAG CTGGCAAGACGAGGCTTGGACATTGTCCTGATCAGTCGTTCAGAGgaaaagcttcacagagttgcCAAAGAAATAG aaTCTCAGTATGGACGGCAGACCCGGACCATTCAGGCTGATTTCACAGAAGGACAGTCCATCTACCTGGGCATCGCACAGAAGCTGGAAGGCCTGGAGATCGGCATACTAG tGAACAACGTTGCAATGAATTATGCTAGAATGTTGGCACATTTTTTGGATGTTCCTGACACAGAACAG AGAATCACCCAAGTGATCAACTGTAACATCCTTTCTGTCACTCAG ATGAGCAGATTGATCCTGACACACATGGTTGAAAG gggtAGAGGACTTATCATCAACCTGTCATCAGAAGCTGCTTCAGAGCCTCAACCCATGCTAGCAGTGTATTCGGCTAcaaag ATATTTGTGACATATTTCTCTCGCTGTCTGAATACAGAATACAAGTCACGAGGAATCACTGTTCAG tgtgtGGCTCCTTTTGTGGTGTCTACAAATATGACCAATAATGTTGCTGTGAATCCTCTAGTGAAGAGTGCAGCTTCATTTGCCAGGGATGCTCTTAACACTGTGGAATACAGCTCGTTCACAAGTGGCTGCCTTACACATGCActgcag CACATCGCTCTGTCCATTTTCTTCCCAGCCTGGGTGCGGCACTCTCAGTTCCTTGTGCGCCGCATGGAGGAATATGCACAGAGCGCTACGAAGTATATAGAGGAGAGAATGCCACAGACCCACAGTAAAGAGGaatga